One part of the Bacillus sp. FJAT-27916 genome encodes these proteins:
- the dnaE gene encoding DNA polymerase III subunit alpha, with protein MSFVHLHVYSAYSLLESTLSVKEMVAGAKHRGYKALALTDRNVMYAAPAFYKECLVQGIKPIIGLTCDLMNEEETSSFPLLLLALNNQGYKNLMKISSAIQTRANEGLPDRWLKGYANGLVAISPGSEGQIEGLLEQGDDAGAVALVYKYKQIFGEGRFYLSLPRNKRSIWEKVKRLAEEAGVPFVAVGPVRYMDEGDILAYQGLTCLKDNIKLADMEDTEITKEDSMHLASIEEMVELYGAEPDALENAVRIARGCSVTMDFHQRLLPKYPVPDNRQADVYLAEICHRGLEKRYPDRSKQHEDRLNYELSVIAKMGFSDYFLIVWDFMNHAHKSGIMTGPGRGSAAGSIVSYCLGITNVDPIKNELLFERFLNPERITMPDIDIDFPDNRREEMIRYVAEKYGALHVAQIITFGTFGMKAALRDAGRVFGLNMKEIEQLSRTLPPGQGMTIRQALAESSRLRDWVKQAEHHQRIIDMAQKWEGLPRHTSIHAAGVVITDRPLTETIPIQAGHEGVYLTQFAMEYLEEIGLLKMDFLGLRNLTLLDQILRQIERSTGRRIHLSQLPLDDEKTYELLSKGRTSGIFQFESGGMQNVLQKLKPTAFGDLVAVNALYRPGPMDNIPAFIARKHGRETVSYPHPVLKDILEPTYGIIVYQEQIMQIASTMAGFSLGEADLLRRAVSKKKKDVLDQEREHFVRGAQSKGYDAKRANDVYDLIVRFANYGFPKSHAVAYSLIAYQLAYLKANYFLHFMAGIMTSVIGNEEKILQYVQELKSNGYEILPPSINKSHYPFTIEKGLGIRYSLAGIKGIGASVLREIVQARKNGPFLDLFDFCVRAPARIVNRKVLENLCYAGAFDEFSIDRASLLASIDVALEHVELVRPSNGDSSFFDADDEMIKPKYMMVDAMPSAVKLQKEKEVLGFYLSDHPLSGFRRKLTQAGALPIVKYRAGMSGYLGAFIQSVKTIRTKKGENMAFLTAGDETGEIECVAFPDVYRHHSSLLKEGNMLLLEGKSEERNGKRQFVIKTMYDLNEENEQLRSLFKSLYIRLTSDRQTAENLASIKKCLAGYRGSVKVYLHYEKEAKTIQLSKDNWVNPSPHLISSLEDIAGKGNVLLKED; from the coding sequence ATGTCTTTTGTCCATCTTCATGTATATAGTGCCTATAGCTTGCTTGAAAGCACATTGTCAGTGAAAGAAATGGTTGCCGGTGCAAAGCATAGAGGCTACAAAGCCCTTGCTCTTACAGACCGCAATGTGATGTATGCGGCACCAGCCTTTTATAAAGAATGCTTAGTCCAGGGGATTAAACCAATTATCGGGTTGACCTGTGATCTGATGAATGAGGAGGAGACAAGTAGCTTTCCCCTCCTGCTGCTTGCGTTGAATAATCAAGGCTACAAGAACTTGATGAAAATCTCGAGCGCGATTCAGACAAGGGCAAATGAAGGCCTTCCTGACAGGTGGCTGAAAGGCTATGCGAACGGATTGGTAGCAATCAGTCCTGGGTCTGAAGGGCAAATTGAAGGACTTTTGGAACAAGGTGATGATGCAGGTGCGGTCGCCCTGGTTTATAAATACAAGCAGATCTTTGGCGAGGGCCGTTTTTATCTTTCGCTTCCCCGGAATAAAAGGTCAATCTGGGAGAAGGTGAAAAGGCTTGCTGAAGAAGCGGGGGTTCCGTTTGTTGCCGTTGGTCCAGTCCGTTATATGGATGAAGGGGATATCTTAGCCTATCAGGGGCTGACTTGCCTGAAAGACAATATAAAGCTTGCTGATATGGAAGATACAGAAATTACAAAGGAAGACTCGATGCATCTTGCCTCCATTGAGGAGATGGTCGAGTTGTACGGGGCAGAGCCTGATGCTCTGGAGAATGCCGTAAGGATTGCGAGAGGCTGCTCCGTTACCATGGACTTCCATCAAAGGCTCCTGCCGAAGTACCCTGTGCCGGATAACAGGCAAGCAGATGTCTATTTGGCGGAAATATGCCATCGCGGTCTTGAAAAGCGCTACCCTGACCGCAGTAAACAGCATGAAGACCGGTTGAATTATGAGCTTTCTGTCATTGCGAAAATGGGATTCAGCGATTATTTCCTTATTGTGTGGGATTTCATGAACCATGCGCATAAGTCAGGGATTATGACAGGACCAGGACGGGGCTCTGCTGCCGGGTCCATTGTGTCCTATTGCCTCGGAATCACGAATGTTGACCCCATAAAGAATGAACTTCTTTTTGAGCGCTTTCTGAATCCTGAGAGAATTACGATGCCGGATATTGATATCGACTTCCCTGATAATCGCCGGGAAGAGATGATTCGTTATGTGGCAGAGAAGTACGGTGCTCTTCACGTTGCACAAATCATTACCTTTGGAACCTTTGGTATGAAGGCGGCACTAAGAGATGCCGGAAGAGTCTTTGGTCTGAATATGAAGGAGATTGAGCAATTATCCAGAACGCTCCCTCCCGGCCAAGGGATGACGATACGCCAGGCCTTAGCAGAATCCTCGCGTCTGCGCGATTGGGTGAAGCAAGCGGAGCATCATCAAAGAATCATTGATATGGCCCAAAAGTGGGAGGGGCTGCCTAGGCATACCTCTATCCATGCAGCAGGAGTTGTGATTACAGACCGCCCTCTTACGGAGACTATTCCGATTCAGGCTGGGCATGAAGGTGTGTATTTAACCCAGTTTGCGATGGAATACCTCGAGGAGATTGGGCTTTTGAAGATGGACTTTCTCGGATTGCGCAATTTAACCTTGCTGGATCAGATTCTTAGGCAGATTGAGCGGTCAACCGGGCGGAGGATTCATTTGAGTCAATTACCGCTTGATGATGAGAAGACCTATGAATTGCTCTCAAAAGGCCGTACGTCAGGTATATTTCAATTTGAATCTGGTGGCATGCAAAATGTCCTTCAGAAGCTTAAACCGACTGCGTTCGGCGATCTGGTGGCCGTAAATGCCCTTTACAGGCCTGGCCCGATGGATAATATCCCGGCATTCATTGCGCGGAAACATGGCAGGGAAACGGTTTCCTATCCGCATCCTGTGCTAAAGGATATCCTTGAGCCAACCTATGGCATTATTGTTTACCAGGAGCAAATTATGCAGATTGCCTCCACAATGGCTGGATTCAGCCTTGGAGAGGCTGATCTTCTTCGCAGAGCGGTCAGCAAGAAGAAGAAGGATGTGCTCGACCAGGAAAGAGAGCACTTCGTACGCGGTGCACAAAGTAAAGGGTATGATGCAAAGCGGGCAAACGATGTGTACGATTTGATTGTCCGTTTTGCCAATTACGGCTTTCCTAAAAGTCATGCGGTTGCTTATAGTTTGATTGCTTATCAGCTCGCGTATTTGAAGGCAAACTATTTCCTTCATTTCATGGCCGGTATTATGACATCTGTTATCGGCAATGAGGAGAAGATTCTCCAATATGTACAGGAATTGAAGAGCAATGGCTATGAGATATTACCGCCGTCAATCAATAAGAGCCATTACCCGTTCACGATTGAGAAAGGATTGGGGATTCGCTACAGTCTTGCTGGAATCAAAGGGATTGGGGCGTCTGTTTTGCGGGAGATTGTCCAAGCACGCAAAAATGGTCCCTTCCTCGACTTATTTGATTTTTGTGTACGTGCTCCTGCACGGATAGTGAATAGAAAGGTGCTTGAGAATTTATGCTATGCGGGTGCATTTGATGAGTTCTCCATTGACCGGGCAAGCCTGCTTGCAAGCATTGATGTAGCATTGGAGCATGTTGAATTGGTCCGTCCGTCAAACGGTGATTCCAGCTTTTTTGATGCAGATGATGAGATGATCAAGCCAAAATACATGATGGTTGACGCGATGCCTTCTGCCGTAAAGCTGCAAAAAGAAAAAGAGGTGCTTGGATTTTATTTATCTGACCATCCGCTATCGGGCTTCCGGAGGAAATTAACACAGGCGGGCGCCTTGCCTATTGTGAAGTATCGCGCTGGTATGTCCGGGTATCTCGGTGCTTTTATTCAATCCGTAAAAACGATTCGGACAAAAAAGGGAGAAAATATGGCCTTTTTGACAGCCGGTGATGAGACGGGAGAAATAGAATGTGTCGCATTTCCGGATGTGTACCGACATCATAGCAGCCTGTTGAAGGAAGGAAATATGCTGCTGTTGGAGGGGAAATCAGAGGAGCGGAATGGCAAGCGGCAGTTTGTAATCAAAACGATGTATGACTTGAATGAAGAGAATGAGCAATTGCGCTCTCTGTTTAAATCGCTTTACATCAGGCTTACATCGGATAGGCAAACTGCCGAAAATCTTGCTAGTATCAAGAAATGTCTTGCGGGATACCGCGGCAGCGTAAAAGTATATCTGCATTATGAGAAGGAAGCAAAGACGATTCAACTGTCAAAAGATAATTGGGTAAACCCTTCTCCCCATTTAATCTCAAGCCTTGAGGATATTGCTGGTAAAGGAAATGTGTTGTTAAAAGAAGATTGA
- a CDS encoding NAD(P)-dependent malic enzyme, producing MTLREEALHMHRINKGKLETVSKVPVQNAKDLSLAYSPGVAEPCKQIHDKPDTVYEYTIKGNTVAVVSDGTAVLGLGNIGPEAALPVMEGKALLFKSFAGVDAFPICLNTNDVDKIVETVKLLEPTFGGVNLEDIAAPNCFVIEERLKREANIPVFHDDQHGTAIVTLAGLVNALKLSNKKMSEIKVVASGAGAAGIAIIKLLYNFGVRDIIMCDSKGAIFEDRPYGMNKVKAEVAKYTNRSRTEGSLKDVIKEADVFIGVSVADALTVEMVQSMAEDPIIFAMANPTPEIMPELAKEAGAKVVGTGRSDFPNQVNNVLAFPGIFRGALDVRATHINEKMKVAAVHAIADLITEEELHADYVIPAPFDPRVAPAVAAAVAKAAMETGVARLKVDPEEIRRKTELLSSIGKSE from the coding sequence ATGACGTTAAGAGAAGAAGCATTGCATATGCATCGTATTAACAAAGGGAAGTTGGAAACCGTGTCTAAAGTTCCGGTACAAAATGCGAAGGATTTAAGCCTGGCCTACTCTCCGGGCGTTGCAGAGCCTTGCAAGCAAATTCATGATAAACCGGATACAGTATATGAATATACCATAAAAGGCAATACAGTCGCTGTTGTCTCCGACGGAACAGCCGTACTTGGACTGGGAAATATCGGTCCTGAGGCAGCCCTGCCTGTTATGGAAGGAAAGGCTTTGCTATTTAAGAGTTTTGCAGGTGTGGATGCTTTTCCAATCTGCTTGAATACAAATGATGTGGACAAGATTGTAGAAACGGTCAAGCTGCTGGAGCCGACATTTGGCGGAGTCAATCTGGAGGATATTGCTGCGCCGAATTGTTTTGTCATCGAGGAACGGTTAAAAAGAGAAGCCAATATTCCAGTCTTCCATGATGATCAGCATGGAACAGCTATTGTCACGCTTGCCGGTCTCGTGAATGCGCTTAAGCTCTCCAACAAAAAAATGTCCGAGATTAAGGTCGTCGCCAGTGGAGCGGGTGCAGCCGGCATCGCTATCATTAAACTGCTATACAATTTTGGTGTGCGTGATATCATTATGTGTGATAGTAAAGGAGCGATTTTTGAAGATCGTCCCTACGGAATGAACAAGGTGAAAGCAGAGGTTGCAAAGTATACCAACCGCAGCCGCACAGAAGGGTCCCTCAAGGATGTTATCAAGGAGGCCGATGTGTTTATTGGGGTCTCAGTAGCTGATGCACTTACGGTTGAGATGGTTCAATCCATGGCAGAGGATCCAATCATCTTCGCAATGGCTAATCCAACTCCCGAAATCATGCCTGAGCTTGCGAAAGAGGCGGGAGCCAAGGTTGTGGGGACAGGGCGATCGGACTTTCCTAATCAGGTCAATAATGTGCTGGCATTTCCGGGAATTTTCCGCGGAGCTCTGGATGTACGCGCCACTCATATCAATGAGAAGATGAAGGTGGCTGCCGTGCATGCAATTGCGGACTTAATCACGGAGGAAGAGCTGCATGCGGATTATGTCATTCCTGCACCGTTCGATCCCCGGGTAGCACCAGCTGTCGCGGCTGCTGTGGCTAAAGCGGCCATGGAAACAGGTGTTGCACGTTTAAAAGTGGACCCGGAAGAGATTAGAAGAAAAACAGAGTTGTTATCATCAATTGGGAAAAGCGAGTGA
- a CDS encoding FadR/GntR family transcriptional regulator, with the protein MIEQDRLVPGDKIPSERELSERLNVGRSSVREALRALELLGLIETRRGEGTFIYNFQEHKLVELLGSFFVLEGKTKEDLLEVKLLLEKDCIRILSDRSDRDPEAGKDLYQWARNNSFTDEEFFTKLAIMTDNRLMERIWRTVNSYCKASGSIFPISERKQYILLAAMLENGQKDEALAIYEEKIRKSVTAE; encoded by the coding sequence ATGATTGAACAGGACAGGCTTGTGCCTGGAGATAAGATTCCATCCGAAAGGGAGCTTTCAGAGCGGTTGAATGTGGGCCGCTCCTCTGTTCGGGAGGCACTTAGGGCCTTAGAGCTCTTAGGCTTAATTGAAACACGCAGAGGAGAAGGCACATTCATCTATAATTTCCAGGAGCACAAGCTTGTGGAACTATTGGGTTCCTTCTTTGTGCTAGAGGGAAAGACGAAGGAAGACTTGCTTGAAGTGAAGCTTCTGCTTGAGAAGGATTGCATTCGAATCCTTTCCGATCGTAGTGACCGTGATCCGGAGGCAGGCAAAGACTTATATCAATGGGCAAGGAACAATTCGTTTACCGATGAAGAATTCTTCACTAAATTGGCTATAATGACAGATAATCGTTTGATGGAGAGAATATGGAGAACTGTTAACAGCTATTGCAAAGCTTCTGGCAGTATCTTTCCTATTTCTGAGCGTAAGCAATACATCCTATTAGCTGCCATGTTAGAGAATGGGCAAAAGGACGAAGCTCTTGCCATTTATGAAGAAAAAATCAGAAAAAGTGTAACGGCCGAATAG
- the accD gene encoding acetyl-CoA carboxylase, carboxyltransferase subunit beta, whose protein sequence is MLKDVFSRGRRKKYATIPSDKAKQDIPEGIMMKCPSCKVIKYSKEIIKNDKVCPKCGYHHTMTAYERIVSLSDEGTFEEIDRMIVSENPLSFPNYLEKLDQDRKKTNMNEAVLTGVCQLGGQTTVVAVMDSTFRMGSMGSAVGEKITRAIEKADELKVPFIIFTASGGARMQEGVLSLMQMAKTSAALKRFSDHQGLIISVMTHPTTGGVSASFASLGDYNLAEPGALIGFAGRRIIEQTIHEKLPEDFQTSEFLLEHGQLDAVIPRTELKAALVNILEIHMPGGNE, encoded by the coding sequence TTGTTAAAAGATGTATTTTCAAGGGGACGAAGAAAAAAATATGCGACAATCCCATCAGATAAAGCAAAACAGGATATCCCGGAAGGTATCATGATGAAATGCCCTTCCTGTAAGGTTATCAAATATTCAAAGGAAATCATCAAGAATGACAAAGTTTGTCCTAAATGCGGGTATCATCATACGATGACGGCTTATGAGCGGATTGTGAGCCTTAGTGATGAAGGAACCTTTGAGGAAATCGATCGTATGATTGTGTCAGAGAATCCTTTATCTTTCCCGAATTATCTCGAGAAATTGGATCAGGATCGTAAGAAGACGAACATGAATGAGGCGGTCCTAACTGGAGTATGTCAATTAGGTGGTCAGACCACGGTGGTCGCCGTCATGGATTCGACATTCCGGATGGGAAGTATGGGATCTGCTGTCGGTGAGAAAATCACACGGGCTATTGAGAAGGCAGATGAATTAAAGGTCCCTTTCATCATCTTTACGGCTTCAGGCGGAGCTAGAATGCAGGAAGGGGTATTAAGCTTAATGCAAATGGCGAAGACAAGTGCCGCCTTAAAACGGTTTAGTGATCATCAAGGCTTGATTATTTCAGTTATGACCCATCCGACGACCGGCGGCGTATCGGCGAGCTTCGCTTCATTAGGAGACTATAATTTGGCTGAACCGGGGGCCTTGATTGGCTTTGCGGGCAGAAGGATTATCGAGCAGACAATCCATGAGAAACTGCCGGAGGACTTCCAAACATCAGAATTTTTGCTTGAGCATGGTCAGCTGGATGCTGTTATCCCCCGCACTGAATTAAAAGCGGCTTTGGTTAATATACTTGAGATTCACATGCCAGGAGGTAATGAGTGA
- the accA gene encoding acetyl-CoA carboxylase carboxyl transferase subunit alpha: MTGELSFEKPIKDLQAKIAELKKLAGTTSHDFSEDIETLEDRLQDIEKEIYETLEPWDRVQIARHSLRPTTKDYIDRLFTNFFECHGDRLYGDDLAIIGGIAKYRGQPVTVIGHQRGKDTKENILRNFGMPHPEGYRKALRLMKQAEKFNRPVICFIDTKGAYPGKAAEERGQSEAIARNLFEMAGLKVPIICIVIGEGGSGGALALGVGDHLHMLENSTYSVISPEGAASILWKDSAQAKKAAESMKITARDLKELEIIDEVIPEVLGGAHRNVMDQAREIDRILAQSLEKLSSLDKDELLDMRYLKYRKIGKYNFLGSVFTYQ; the protein is encoded by the coding sequence ATGACAGGGGAATTATCGTTTGAAAAGCCCATCAAGGACTTGCAAGCAAAAATAGCAGAACTGAAGAAACTTGCGGGCACCACTTCCCATGATTTTTCGGAGGATATTGAGACTCTTGAGGATAGGCTGCAGGACATTGAAAAAGAAATTTATGAAACTCTAGAGCCGTGGGATCGTGTTCAAATAGCGCGTCATTCTTTGCGTCCGACCACCAAGGACTATATTGACCGTTTGTTTACGAATTTCTTCGAATGCCACGGCGACCGGTTATATGGTGATGACCTTGCGATTATCGGAGGAATTGCTAAATATCGCGGCCAGCCCGTCACGGTAATCGGCCATCAGCGCGGCAAGGATACAAAGGAGAATATCCTTCGTAACTTTGGGATGCCACATCCGGAGGGGTATAGAAAAGCGCTAAGGCTCATGAAGCAGGCTGAAAAGTTCAATCGTCCAGTAATCTGCTTTATCGATACAAAGGGAGCTTATCCAGGAAAGGCAGCAGAAGAGCGCGGTCAAAGTGAAGCTATTGCCCGCAATCTGTTTGAGATGGCGGGATTAAAGGTTCCGATTATTTGTATCGTGATTGGTGAAGGAGGAAGCGGCGGTGCATTGGCCCTTGGCGTAGGCGATCATTTGCATATGCTTGAGAACTCTACATATTCTGTCATATCTCCTGAAGGGGCAGCCTCTATTCTTTGGAAGGATTCCGCTCAAGCGAAAAAAGCGGCGGAGTCAATGAAAATTACGGCGAGGGATTTGAAAGAGCTGGAGATCATTGATGAGGTCATTCCAGAGGTACTTGGCGGAGCCCACCGAAATGTAATGGATCAGGCACGTGAAATTGACCGTATATTAGCGCAGTCTTTGGAGAAACTATCATCACTTGATAAAGATGAGTTATTAGATATGCGCTACCTGAAATACAGGAAGATTGGGAAATACAATTTCCTTGGGAGTGTTTTTACCTATCAATAA
- the pfkA gene encoding 6-phosphofructokinase: protein MKKIGVLTSGGDSPGMNAAIRAVVRKAIYHNVEVYGIYNGYQGLVNGNIKKLELGSVGDIIHRGGTMLYTARCPEFKEREVQLKGIEQLKKFGIEGLVVIGGDGSYRGARALTELGYPCVGVPGTIDNDIPGTDFTIGFDTALNTVIDSIDKIRDTATSHERTYVIEVMGRNAGDIALWAGLAGGAESILIPEENHDMNDIINKLNRGHDRGKKHSIIVVAEGVGNGFEIGEEIQKRTGAETRVTVLGHVQRGGSPTAQDRVLASRLAASAVELLIEGKGGRAVGIVNNKLVDYDIIEALKMPHVIDQKMYKLSDELSI, encoded by the coding sequence ATGAAGAAAATTGGCGTATTAACAAGCGGAGGAGATTCTCCAGGCATGAACGCCGCCATTCGCGCAGTTGTCCGTAAGGCGATTTACCATAATGTTGAAGTATATGGAATATACAACGGATACCAAGGACTGGTCAATGGAAATATTAAAAAACTTGAACTTGGTTCAGTCGGTGACATTATACATAGAGGAGGAACAATGCTCTATACTGCACGTTGTCCAGAATTCAAGGAAAGAGAAGTGCAGCTTAAGGGTATTGAACAACTTAAGAAATTTGGCATTGAAGGTCTTGTTGTAATCGGCGGAGATGGTTCTTACCGCGGAGCAAGAGCATTGACAGAGCTTGGTTATCCATGTGTGGGTGTGCCTGGAACAATTGATAATGATATTCCAGGAACTGATTTCACGATTGGATTTGACACAGCACTGAATACCGTTATCGATTCCATCGACAAAATTAGAGATACAGCTACATCTCATGAGAGAACATACGTAATTGAGGTTATGGGAAGAAATGCCGGGGATATTGCTCTTTGGGCAGGTCTGGCCGGCGGAGCAGAATCCATTCTCATTCCTGAAGAAAACCATGATATGAATGATATCATTAATAAGCTGAATCGCGGGCATGATAGAGGAAAGAAACACAGTATCATCGTTGTAGCAGAAGGTGTAGGAAACGGGTTTGAAATCGGTGAGGAAATTCAAAAACGCACTGGTGCTGAAACTCGTGTTACCGTACTAGGACACGTTCAGCGCGGTGGTTCCCCTACTGCACAGGACCGCGTTTTAGCGAGCCGTTTGGCAGCCAGCGCAGTTGAATTGCTGATTGAAGGCAAGGGCGGCCGTGCTGTAGGGATCGTGAACAACAAATTGGTTGATTATGATATCATTGAAGCATTGAAGATGCCACATGTGATTGATCAAAAAATGTATAAATTATCAGATGAGCTGTCAATTTAA
- the pyk gene encoding pyruvate kinase, producing MRKTKIVCTIGPASESLEKLKALMEAGMNVARLNFSHGSHEEHRARIQTIRQAAKETGKTVGILLDTKGPEIRTHDMENGGFELVAGQNVTISSTQVLGTPEKFSITYEGLIDDVYPGSRILVDDGLIGLEVIDVDKSKGEIHTKVLNTGMIKNKKGVNVPGVSVKLPGITQKDAEDIVFGIEEDVDFIAASFVRRAADVLEIRELLEKHNAGHIQIIPKIENHEGVENIEEILEVSDGLMVARGDLGVEIPAEDVPLVQKDLIKRCNRLAKPVITATQMLDSMQRNPRPTRAEASDVANAIFDGTDAIMLSGETAAGQYPVEAVQTMHNIAQKTETALNYKAILSARSKDHDYNVTEAIGLSVAHTALNLKVSAIIAPTQSGSTARMISRYRSNAPIIAVTAHERVMRKLALVWGVQPIMGTPTTNTDDMLDTAVTESMKNGFVNPGDLVIITAGVPVNESGTTNIMKIHIIGSVLVSAQGIGRKSASGKVVVAKDAAEANEKATEGCILVTNASDRDMMPAIEKCAALITEEGGLTSHAAVVGLSQGIPVIVGAKNATVDLKDGQTVTVHARSGRIYEGHASIL from the coding sequence ATGCGTAAAACGAAAATTGTGTGTACGATTGGCCCTGCCAGTGAATCATTAGAAAAGCTGAAAGCTTTAATGGAGGCCGGCATGAATGTGGCGCGCCTAAACTTCTCACACGGAAGCCATGAAGAACACCGTGCACGGATTCAAACAATTCGCCAAGCTGCAAAGGAAACCGGCAAAACAGTTGGGATCTTGCTTGACACGAAAGGTCCTGAAATCCGTACTCATGATATGGAAAATGGCGGTTTTGAATTGGTTGCCGGCCAAAATGTGACTATTTCCAGCACTCAAGTTCTTGGAACACCAGAGAAGTTTTCCATCACTTATGAAGGCTTGATCGATGATGTATATCCAGGTTCAAGAATTCTTGTAGATGATGGATTAATCGGCCTTGAGGTTATCGATGTCGATAAGTCAAAAGGTGAAATCCATACAAAAGTACTTAACACTGGAATGATCAAAAACAAAAAAGGCGTTAACGTTCCTGGTGTTTCTGTGAAATTGCCTGGAATTACGCAAAAAGACGCAGAAGACATTGTTTTCGGTATCGAAGAAGATGTTGATTTCATTGCAGCATCATTCGTTCGCCGTGCAGCTGATGTTCTAGAAATCAGAGAATTGCTTGAAAAACATAATGCTGGCCATATCCAAATCATTCCTAAGATTGAAAACCATGAAGGTGTTGAAAACATCGAGGAAATCCTTGAAGTTTCTGATGGTTTGATGGTTGCACGTGGAGATCTTGGTGTTGAGATTCCAGCAGAAGATGTACCACTTGTTCAAAAGGATCTAATCAAACGCTGCAACCGTTTAGCTAAACCAGTTATCACAGCAACACAAATGCTTGATTCCATGCAGCGCAACCCTCGTCCGACTCGTGCGGAAGCAAGTGACGTTGCGAATGCAATCTTTGACGGTACAGATGCCATCATGCTTTCTGGTGAAACAGCTGCAGGTCAATATCCAGTTGAAGCCGTTCAAACGATGCACAATATTGCGCAGAAAACAGAGACAGCTTTGAACTACAAAGCAATTCTTTCTGCACGCAGCAAAGACCATGATTACAATGTGACAGAGGCAATTGGCTTGTCTGTTGCTCATACAGCCCTTAACTTAAAGGTTTCTGCTATTATTGCACCGACACAAAGCGGTTCTACTGCTCGCATGATCTCCCGCTATCGTTCCAATGCACCAATCATTGCTGTTACAGCACATGAGCGTGTAATGCGTAAGCTTGCTTTGGTATGGGGTGTTCAGCCTATCATGGGAACACCGACAACAAACACAGACGATATGCTTGATACAGCTGTAACAGAATCCATGAAAAATGGCTTCGTGAACCCAGGTGATTTGGTTATCATCACAGCAGGTGTTCCAGTTAACGAATCTGGTACAACTAATATCATGAAAATCCATATCATTGGTTCTGTATTGGTGAGCGCCCAAGGTATCGGCCGCAAATCTGCATCAGGCAAAGTAGTTGTGGCGAAAGATGCTGCAGAAGCAAATGAAAAAGCAACAGAAGGATGCATCCTTGTAACAAATGCAAGTGATCGCGACATGATGCCAGCCATCGAGAAATGTGCTGCGCTTATTACGGAAGAAGGCGGATTGACAAGCCATGCTGCCGTTGTAGGATTAAGCCAAGGCATTCCGGTTATCGTTGGCGCAAAAAATGCGACAGTTGATTTGAAAGACGGACAAACTGTTACCGTTCATGCAAGAAGCGGACGTATTTATGAAGGACATGCAAGCATCCTTTAA
- a CDS encoding FxsA family protein translates to MKRSTFLFILIPAIEIIVLLLSGSYIGIGWTVSLMFLTGIFGFFFAKRQGIQTLRRAQEQLNRGMMPGEELFNGICILAGAFLLLLPGFISDIAGLMLLIPITRKWVKPLLTALLWKLMSKSRGTIKIIR, encoded by the coding sequence ATGAAACGATCAACGTTTCTATTTATCCTGATACCGGCAATTGAAATTATTGTCCTGCTGCTGTCAGGCTCTTATATTGGGATTGGGTGGACGGTATCCCTTATGTTCTTAACCGGTATTTTCGGCTTTTTCTTCGCTAAGAGGCAGGGAATACAGACCCTGAGAAGGGCACAGGAACAATTGAATAGGGGAATGATGCCTGGTGAGGAGCTCTTTAATGGAATTTGTATTCTTGCGGGTGCTTTCCTGCTTCTTTTGCCAGGCTTTATTAGTGACATTGCCGGACTTATGCTGCTTATTCCAATCACAAGGAAATGGGTCAAGCCGCTGCTAACTGCGTTACTGTGGAAGCTGATGAGCAAGTCACGAGGTACGATTAAGATTATCCGTTAA